From the genome of Perca fluviatilis chromosome 1, GENO_Pfluv_1.0, whole genome shotgun sequence, one region includes:
- the ltv1 gene encoding protein LTV1 homolog isoform X2 — protein MPHRKKKSFIEKKKAVTFHLVHRSQRDPLAADEKAPQHVLLHANKVDTEKRREEQREFGVFFDDDYNYLQHLKEPSVPSELVAAGPRHTDRRLIHLDDEEYEEEDQEGETDKAVPAASINLPSSVFASEFEEEVGLLNKAAPISGPRLDMDPDIVAALDEDFDYDDPDNLLDDDFIAKANTASGAADIGDGDDDDDDDDDEWEDTDEEGDFDSEGGFSGDENMEGRGPEFLFMDEETKSRFTEYSMTSSVMRRNEQLTLLDDRFEKFYEQFDDDEIGALDNAELEGFIQPDSARLEEVIKDYFIQKQKEYLRPDDLGPKELPVLKEEEEEDDDEEEEEMETVVIKAPEEKWDCETIVSTYSNIYNRPKIIQEPPSTKPIRVSSKTGIPLDVLPAKGLTAKQAERMTRINDSDLPRVSTQHRDKEESKEERKARKQAIKEERKERRVEKKANKMAFKEEKVRQEKQMLNLRTNVQGLKL, from the exons ATG CCTCATCGGAAGAAGAAGTCGTTCATTGAGAAGAAGAAGGCCGTGACCTTTCACCTGGTCCACAGGAGTCAGAGGGACCCGCTGGCTGCAGACGAAAAAGCCCCGCAACACGTCCTGCTGCACGCCAACAAG GTGGACACAGAGAAGAGGCGCGAGGAGCAGAGGGAGTTTGGCGTGTTCTTCGATGACGACTACAACTACCTGCAGCACCTGAAGGAGCCGTCGGTCCCGTCGGAGCTGGTGGCCGCCGGCCCCCGGCACACCGACAGGCGACTGATTCATCTCGATGATGAAGAGTACGAGGAGGAGGACCAGGAGGGTGAAACGGACAAGGCCGTTCCT GCCGCTAGCATCAACCTTCCTTCTTCAGTGTTCGCCTCAGAGTTTGAAGAGGAGGTGGGACTTCTGAACAAAGCCGCTCCGATCTCAG GACCACGGCTGGACATGGACCCCGACATTGTGGCAGCTCTCGACGAAGACTTCGACTACGACGACCCCGACAACCTCCTGGACGACGACTTCATCGCCAAAGCAAACACTGCGAGCGGAGCCGCGGACATCGG AGATGgcgatgatgatgacgatgatgatgatgatgagtggGAGGACACAGACGAGGAAGGCGACTTTGACTCTGAAGGCGGGTTTTCGGGCGACGAGAACATGGAAGGCCGCGGCCCGGAGTTTCTCTTTATGGACGAAGAGACGAAGAGTCGATTCACCGAGTACTCGATGACGTCGTCCGTGATGCGGAGGAACGAGCAGCTCACCCTGCTGGACGACCGCTTCGAAAAG tTTTACGAGCAGTTTGATGACGACGAGATCGGCGCTCTGGACAACGCAGAGCTGGAGGGCTTCATCCAGCCGGACAGCGCTCGCCTGGAAGAAGTTATCAAAGACTATTTCatacagaaacagaaaga GTACCTGAGGCCTGATGACTTGGGTCCAAAAGAACTTCCTGTcctgaaggaggaagaggaggaagatgatgatgaggaggaagaagagatgGAAACTGTTGTTATCAAAGCTCCGGAAGAGAAGTGGGACTGTGAAACCATCGTCA GCACATATTCCAACATATATAACCGACCCAAGATCATTCAGGAACCACCATCG ACCAAGCCGATCCGCGTGTCCAGTAAGACGGGCATCCCTCTGGACGTCCTTCCTGCCAAAGGCCTGACCGCCAAGCAGGCGGAGCGCATGACTCGGATCAACGACTCGGACCTGCCCCGAGTCTCCACCCAGCACCGCGACAAGGAGGAGagcaaagaggagaggaaggccAGGAAACAGGCCATCAAGGAAGAACGCAAG GAGCGGAGAGTGGAGAAGAAAGCCAACAAGATGGCGTTCAAGGAAGAAAAAGTCCGCCAGGAGAAGCAGATGTTGAACCTGAGAACAAACGTTCAAGGCCTGAAGCTTTAG
- the ltv1 gene encoding protein LTV1 homolog isoform X1 codes for MPHRKKKSFIEKKKAVTFHLVHRSQRDPLAADEKAPQHVLLHANKVSQVDTEKRREEQREFGVFFDDDYNYLQHLKEPSVPSELVAAGPRHTDRRLIHLDDEEYEEEDQEGETDKAVPAASINLPSSVFASEFEEEVGLLNKAAPISGPRLDMDPDIVAALDEDFDYDDPDNLLDDDFIAKANTASGAADIGDGDDDDDDDDDEWEDTDEEGDFDSEGGFSGDENMEGRGPEFLFMDEETKSRFTEYSMTSSVMRRNEQLTLLDDRFEKFYEQFDDDEIGALDNAELEGFIQPDSARLEEVIKDYFIQKQKEYLRPDDLGPKELPVLKEEEEEDDDEEEEEMETVVIKAPEEKWDCETIVSTYSNIYNRPKIIQEPPSTKPIRVSSKTGIPLDVLPAKGLTAKQAERMTRINDSDLPRVSTQHRDKEESKEERKARKQAIKEERKERRVEKKANKMAFKEEKVRQEKQMLNLRTNVQGLKL; via the exons ATG CCTCATCGGAAGAAGAAGTCGTTCATTGAGAAGAAGAAGGCCGTGACCTTTCACCTGGTCCACAGGAGTCAGAGGGACCCGCTGGCTGCAGACGAAAAAGCCCCGCAACACGTCCTGCTGCACGCCAACAAG GTTTCTCAGGTGGACACAGAGAAGAGGCGCGAGGAGCAGAGGGAGTTTGGCGTGTTCTTCGATGACGACTACAACTACCTGCAGCACCTGAAGGAGCCGTCGGTCCCGTCGGAGCTGGTGGCCGCCGGCCCCCGGCACACCGACAGGCGACTGATTCATCTCGATGATGAAGAGTACGAGGAGGAGGACCAGGAGGGTGAAACGGACAAGGCCGTTCCT GCCGCTAGCATCAACCTTCCTTCTTCAGTGTTCGCCTCAGAGTTTGAAGAGGAGGTGGGACTTCTGAACAAAGCCGCTCCGATCTCAG GACCACGGCTGGACATGGACCCCGACATTGTGGCAGCTCTCGACGAAGACTTCGACTACGACGACCCCGACAACCTCCTGGACGACGACTTCATCGCCAAAGCAAACACTGCGAGCGGAGCCGCGGACATCGG AGATGgcgatgatgatgacgatgatgatgatgatgagtggGAGGACACAGACGAGGAAGGCGACTTTGACTCTGAAGGCGGGTTTTCGGGCGACGAGAACATGGAAGGCCGCGGCCCGGAGTTTCTCTTTATGGACGAAGAGACGAAGAGTCGATTCACCGAGTACTCGATGACGTCGTCCGTGATGCGGAGGAACGAGCAGCTCACCCTGCTGGACGACCGCTTCGAAAAG tTTTACGAGCAGTTTGATGACGACGAGATCGGCGCTCTGGACAACGCAGAGCTGGAGGGCTTCATCCAGCCGGACAGCGCTCGCCTGGAAGAAGTTATCAAAGACTATTTCatacagaaacagaaaga GTACCTGAGGCCTGATGACTTGGGTCCAAAAGAACTTCCTGTcctgaaggaggaagaggaggaagatgatgatgaggaggaagaagagatgGAAACTGTTGTTATCAAAGCTCCGGAAGAGAAGTGGGACTGTGAAACCATCGTCA GCACATATTCCAACATATATAACCGACCCAAGATCATTCAGGAACCACCATCG ACCAAGCCGATCCGCGTGTCCAGTAAGACGGGCATCCCTCTGGACGTCCTTCCTGCCAAAGGCCTGACCGCCAAGCAGGCGGAGCGCATGACTCGGATCAACGACTCGGACCTGCCCCGAGTCTCCACCCAGCACCGCGACAAGGAGGAGagcaaagaggagaggaaggccAGGAAACAGGCCATCAAGGAAGAACGCAAG GAGCGGAGAGTGGAGAAGAAAGCCAACAAGATGGCGTTCAAGGAAGAAAAAGTCCGCCAGGAGAAGCAGATGTTGAACCTGAGAACAAACGTTCAAGGCCTGAAGCTTTAG
- the capn9 gene encoding LOW QUALITY PROTEIN: calpain-9 (The sequence of the model RefSeq protein was modified relative to this genomic sequence to represent the inferred CDS: deleted 1 base in 1 codon), producing the protein MPVQSTLSPKGSSDKAVDTQLDGKSFEQLRQECLQKGVLFEDPDFPANDSSLFYSQAVPVDVKWKRPKELCQDPKFIVGDADRTDICQGQLGDCWLLAAIASLTLKKDAMARVVPRDQEFDRRYAGIFHFQFWHHNQWLDVVVDDRLPAVRNKLIMLHSATNNEFWSALLEKAYAKLHGSYESLKGGSTMEAMEDFTGGVAETYETKSPPDNLYAIMKNALDRGSMMGCSIDITSSAESEAKTTTGLVKGHAYSITGVDEVSVRGQKVQLVRIRNPWGQVEWNGPWSDDAREWNYVDAAEKTRLQQNSSDDGEFWMEFGDFKKNYDKVEICNMTPDALNENPNRRWEVSMLEGNWIRGSTAGGCRNYIDTFWTNPQFQMQLEDAEDDNDDVCSVIIALMQKDRRRKRKEGMDLETIGFALYKAPEDGDHLGKDFFRYNPSAARSKTYINMREITERFELPSGKYVLVPTIFQPHKEADFIIRIYSERKTAALELGSNVDASLPDPPMPTAPEDETKEEKMLRRLFDQLAGDDNAISVRELQQMLNGVLSRRKEIKFETLSLSTCQSIINLMDVDNTGMLEFQEFKVFWEKMKKWIMLFLSFDTDRSGKMSTYELRSALKAAGMQLNNKLLQLIGLRFGDDNYEIDFDDYLTCIVRLENMFRTFQVLDKAQRGRVKMNMMQFLMLSMNV; encoded by the exons GAGCTCTGCCAGGACCCAAAGTTCATCGTCGGAGATGCAGACAGGACAGACATCTGCCAAGGACAGCTGG GGGACTGCTGGCTCCTGGCAGCCATCGCATCCTTGACCCTCAAAAAAGACGCCATGGCCCGAGTCGTGCCCCGCGACCAGGAGTTCGACCGCAGATACGCCGGCATATTTCACTTCCAG TTCTGGCATCACAACCAATGGCTGGACGTGGTGGTGGACGACCGGCTGCCAGCGGTGAGAAACAAACTCATCATGCTTCACTCGGCCACCAACAACGAGTTCTGGAGCGCCCTGCTGGAGAAAGCCTAcgccaa ACTGCACGGCAGCTACGAGTCCCTGAAGGGCGGCAGCACGATGGAGGCCATGGAGGATTTTACCGGCGGTGTCGCGGAAACATACGAAACCAAGAGCCCTCCAGACAACCTGTACGCCATCATGAAGAACGCACTAGATAGAGGCTCCATGATGGGATGCTCCATTGAT ATCACCAGCTCCGCGGAGTCCGAGGCCAAGACGACCACCGGCCTGGTGAAGGGCCACGCGTACTCCATCACAGGCGTGGACGAG GTGAGTGTCAGAGGCCAGAAGGTTCAGCTGGTCCGGATCAGAAACCCCTGGGGTCAGGTCGAGTGGAACGGCCCCTGGAGTGACGA CGCCAGAGAGTGGAACTATGTCGACGCTGCCGAAAAAACCCGCCTCCAGCAGAATTCATCAGACGATGGTGAATTCTG GATGGAGTTTGGAGACTTCAAGAAGAACTACGACAAGGTGGAGATCTGCAACATGACCCCTGACGCCCTGAACGAAAACCCGAACCGCCGCTGGGAGGTCAGCATGCTGGAGGGAAACTGGATCCGCGGCTCCACCGCCGGCGGCTGCAGGAACTACATCG ACACATTCTGGACCAACCCACAGTTCCAGATGCAGCTGGAGGACGCTGAGGATGACAACGACGACGTGTGCAGCGTGATCATCGCTCTGATGCAGAAAGACAgacggaggaagaggaaggaaggaatggacCTGGAGACCATCGGCTTCGCATTGTACAag GCCCCAGAAGACGGGGACCACCTGGGGAAAGACTTCTTCCGCTACAACCCGTCCGCGGCTCGCAGCAAGACCTACATCAACATGCGGGAGATAACGGAGCGCTTCGAGCTGCCTTCGGGGAAATACGTGCTGGTCCCCACCATCTTCCAGCCCCACAAAGAGGCCGACTTCATCATCCGGATCTACTCTGAGAGGAAGACCGCAGCTCT TGAGCTGGGGAGCAACGTTGACGCAAGCCTGCCAGAT CCGCCCATGCCCACCGCCCCAGAGGATGAGACAAAAGAGGAGAAAATGCTGAGGAGGCTGTTTGATCAGCTGGCTGGTGAC GACAATGCTATCTCTGTCAGAGAGCTGCAGCAGATGCTGAACGGCGTTCTGAGCAGAC GAAAAGAAATCAAATTCGAAACCCTGAGCCTGAGCACCTGCCAGAGTATCATCAACCTGATGGAC GTGGACAACACAGGGATGCTGGAGTTCCAAGAGTTTAAGGTCTTCTGGGAAAAGATGAAGAAGTGGATC ATGCTCTTCTTGTCCTTTGACACCGACCGCTCAGGGAAGATGTCGACCTACGAGCTCCGTAGT GCTCTCAAAGCTGCAG GCATGCAGCTGAACAACAAGCTCCTGCAGCTCATCGGCTTGAGGTTTGGTGACGACAACTACGAAATCGACTTCGACGACTACCTCACCTGCATTGTCCGTCTGGAGAACATGTTCA GAACTTTCCAGGTTCTGGACAAAGCTCAGAGGGGACGGGTGAAAATGAACATGATGCAG TTCCTGATGTTGTCGATGAACGTCTGA